From a single Adhaeribacter swui genomic region:
- a CDS encoding DinB family protein, translated as MKKATFLLPLLFILISSLRAATPPSKSQMVADWQRAKAYTKEYLDAMPEAGLSYKPTPEIRSFAEQMLHLANANFNFAAAASGATNPYQGKNLEKMDEFKTKAGLSKVVLESYDFVIAALNKVTDAQLAENVKVFNQDINRGLAFDKAFEHQTHHRGQATVYLRLKGVTPPGEKLF; from the coding sequence ATGAAAAAAGCTACTTTCCTTTTACCCTTATTATTTATACTGATAAGCAGCCTTCGGGCGGCTACTCCACCGTCTAAAAGTCAGATGGTAGCCGATTGGCAACGGGCCAAGGCTTATACCAAAGAGTATTTAGATGCCATGCCGGAAGCCGGTCTCAGCTATAAACCAACGCCCGAAATCCGCAGTTTCGCCGAGCAGATGCTGCACCTGGCCAACGCTAATTTTAACTTTGCAGCGGCTGCTTCCGGCGCTACGAACCCGTACCAGGGTAAAAATTTAGAAAAAATGGATGAGTTTAAAACCAAGGCCGGCCTGAGTAAAGTAGTTCTGGAAAGTTACGATTTTGTAATTGCCGCCTTAAACAAGGTTACCGATGCCCAACTGGCCGAAAACGTAAAAGTATTTAACCAGGATATTAACCGCGGTTTAGCTTTTGATAAAGCATTTGAGCACCAAACGCACCATCGCGGTCAGGCTACGGTTTACCTGCGCTTAAAAGGAGTAACCCCGCCCGGCGAAAAGTTATTTTAA
- the deoC gene encoding deoxyribose-phosphate aldolase gives MKTKSNIPPIAHYIDHTLLRPDADERMIRQLCAEAQEYQFAAVCVPPCYVKIANSILGESSVNIATVIGFPFGYQTAEVKFFEAHKALSTGASEIDVVWNLAAFKSGKLADVENEIGELATLCHLRGGLLKVIIETALLSEEEIIEACAICAQAEADFVKTSTGFAQQGALVEDIMLMRDSLPDKVRIKASGGIRDFNFAQELIKAGADRLGTSVGVQLIKHEKNQI, from the coding sequence TTGAAGACTAAATCAAATATTCCACCTATTGCCCATTACATTGATCATACGCTCCTGCGGCCCGATGCCGATGAGCGTATGATCCGGCAATTGTGTGCCGAAGCCCAGGAGTATCAGTTTGCGGCGGTTTGTGTGCCTCCTTGCTATGTAAAAATTGCCAATAGCATTTTAGGCGAAAGTTCGGTTAATATAGCTACCGTAATAGGTTTTCCTTTTGGTTATCAAACGGCCGAAGTTAAATTTTTTGAAGCGCACAAAGCATTAAGTACCGGGGCTTCCGAAATAGATGTAGTCTGGAACTTAGCGGCTTTTAAATCGGGTAAGTTGGCCGATGTAGAAAATGAAATTGGCGAACTAGCTACACTTTGCCATTTGCGGGGTGGCTTGTTAAAAGTAATTATCGAAACTGCTCTGTTATCGGAAGAAGAAATTATAGAAGCCTGTGCTATTTGCGCCCAAGCTGAAGCCGATTTTGTAAAAACTTCCACGGGTTTTGCGCAGCAAGGCGCTTTAGTAGAAGATATTATGCTTATGCGGGATTCATTGCCCGATAAAGTTCGGATTAAAGCATCAGGTGGTATCCGGGATTTTAACTTTGCTCAGGAATTAATAAAAGCGGGAGCTGATCGTTTAGGTACATCGGTGGGAGTGCAACTTATAAAGCATGAGAAAAATCAGATTTAA
- a CDS encoding sporulation protein, translating into MRKIRFKELSFLFLVLISCTRPPGTSSNTEAAAKVEDFSVYRPKFPAPPTESTENPKPTTEPTVLVTPTNHVNNRVTALLDTMASANKAIKYASGYRILMYTGTERKTAMDMRRAIIERIPEERDYLQYRQPTFRLKVGDYLTRIEAQQVLSRIRDISPNALIITDQININR; encoded by the coding sequence ATGAGAAAAATCAGATTTAAAGAGCTAAGTTTTTTATTTTTAGTGCTTATTTCCTGCACCAGGCCTCCTGGAACTTCCTCAAATACCGAAGCAGCAGCAAAAGTAGAAGATTTTAGCGTTTACCGGCCCAAGTTTCCGGCTCCTCCCACAGAATCTACGGAGAACCCTAAGCCTACCACCGAGCCTACGGTATTAGTTACTCCTACTAACCACGTGAACAACCGTGTAACAGCTTTGCTTGATACCATGGCTAGCGCGAACAAAGCCATAAAATATGCCTCTGGTTACCGCATATTAATGTATACCGGAACAGAACGTAAAACGGCCATGGACATGCGGCGAGCTATTATCGAACGGATACCCGAGGAACGGGATTACCTGCAATACCGGCAACCAACTTTCCGGCTTAAAGTAGGTGATTACTTAACCCGGATTGAAGCGCAGCAAGTACTTTCCCGCATCCGGGATATTTCGCCGAACGCCTTGATAATTACTGACCAGATAAATATAAACCGGTAA
- a CDS encoding SDR family NAD(P)-dependent oxidoreductase produces MKTALITGASGGIGYEFAKLFAQRQHNLVLVARSEAKLNQIAGELQSAYHVQVTVVAQDLSQPQAATIVYASLKARNIDVDYLVNNAGFGDFGFFVETNWAKEEQMINLNITALTHFTKLFVRDMVERRRGRILNIASTAAFQPGPLMAVYFATKAYVLSFSEAIANELQGTGITVTALCPGPTESGFLQAAALEESKLFKGKKISSAAEVAAYGYRAFMAGKTVAIPGFRNWLLANSARFVPRKLLTALVRKMSEREKAKPS; encoded by the coding sequence ATGAAAACGGCTTTAATAACGGGGGCTTCCGGTGGCATCGGTTACGAGTTTGCCAAACTGTTTGCGCAGCGCCAACATAACTTGGTATTAGTAGCCCGGAGCGAAGCTAAATTAAACCAAATCGCTGGGGAATTGCAGTCAGCTTACCACGTGCAAGTAACCGTAGTAGCGCAGGATTTAAGTCAGCCCCAAGCCGCAACAATAGTTTATGCCAGTTTAAAAGCCAGAAACATAGACGTGGACTATCTAGTAAATAATGCCGGTTTCGGCGATTTTGGTTTTTTCGTAGAAACAAATTGGGCGAAAGAAGAACAAATGATTAACCTGAATATTACGGCGCTCACGCATTTTACTAAATTGTTTGTCCGCGACATGGTAGAGCGCCGGCGTGGCCGGATTTTAAATATAGCCTCTACGGCCGCTTTTCAGCCTGGCCCTTTAATGGCGGTTTACTTTGCTACTAAGGCCTACGTATTGTCGTTTTCGGAAGCTATAGCCAATGAGCTGCAGGGTACGGGCATTACCGTTACGGCGCTATGCCCCGGCCCAACCGAATCGGGCTTTCTGCAGGCGGCTGCCCTGGAAGAATCTAAATTATTTAAAGGCAAAAAGATTTCCAGCGCTGCAGAAGTAGCCGCTTACGGCTATCGGGCTTTCATGGCCGGGAAAACGGTGGCTATTCCGGGTTTTCGTAATTGGCTGCTTGCTAACTCGGCGCGTTTTGTTCCCCGTAAATTATTAACGGCCTTGGTCCGGAAAATGTCGGAGCGGGAAAAGGCTAAGCCTTCATAA
- a CDS encoding S1C family serine protease — MKPRQFMFGLVLSAVMGGGLAIGGYKLLEDDEPVVQVQQEQPVRNFRYSSLMHDSEVKVPEGLNFVAAAEAVTPAVVHVMTEYGTELAQNKSRRQDIDPFFRDFFGDDFEGYHRRQGPSLGSGSGVIIASNGYIITNNHVIDKADKIKVVMDDKRELPATLIGADPSTDLALLKVNADKLPTVRYGNSDNVRVGEWVLAVGNPLNLNSTVTAGIISAKGRNVGIVQNVDAQGNNLGVESFIQTDAAVNPGNSGGALVNLNGDLIGINTAIATQTGSFAGYSFAVPSSIVSKVIDDLLKYGEVQRAFLGISMREVDAKLAEEKKIKTLNGIYINNFSENSAAEDAGLKKGDVITQINGVNVNTSAAVQEQVARYRPGDKVKVTYLRDNETKTATVTLRNRMGDTNVVKRELAKAVTYGGAKFEPVSKAEMTKLNLDGGAKISNVKSSEFKQTGMVDGFIITRIDKSKVEKPQDVERLLKEAESESGVLVEGTYPDGRRAFYPIGRR; from the coding sequence ATGAAACCAAGACAATTTATGTTCGGGTTGGTGCTTTCTGCCGTAATGGGTGGAGGCTTAGCCATTGGTGGTTACAAACTGCTGGAAGACGACGAGCCCGTAGTGCAGGTGCAACAAGAGCAGCCGGTACGCAATTTCCGTTATTCCAGCTTAATGCACGACAGCGAAGTAAAAGTACCGGAGGGATTAAATTTTGTAGCAGCGGCCGAAGCGGTAACCCCGGCGGTAGTGCACGTTATGACCGAGTATGGTACCGAGTTAGCCCAGAATAAATCGCGCCGGCAAGATATCGATCCTTTCTTCCGCGACTTTTTTGGTGATGATTTCGAAGGTTATCACCGTCGGCAAGGCCCTTCTTTAGGTTCGGGTTCTGGGGTAATTATTGCTTCTAACGGTTATATTATTACCAACAATCACGTAATCGATAAAGCCGATAAAATTAAAGTAGTAATGGACGATAAGCGCGAGCTTCCGGCTACCTTAATTGGTGCGGACCCCAGTACTGATTTGGCTTTGTTAAAAGTAAACGCCGATAAATTACCTACCGTGCGTTATGGTAACTCCGATAATGTTCGGGTAGGGGAATGGGTGCTAGCTGTGGGTAACCCGTTAAATTTAAATTCAACCGTTACAGCCGGTATTATTAGCGCGAAAGGCCGCAATGTAGGTATTGTGCAGAACGTAGATGCCCAAGGCAATAACTTAGGCGTAGAATCTTTTATACAAACCGATGCGGCCGTTAACCCGGGTAACAGTGGTGGGGCCTTAGTAAACCTGAATGGCGATTTAATTGGTATTAATACCGCCATTGCCACTCAAACCGGATCATTCGCGGGTTATTCTTTTGCGGTACCTTCTTCGATTGTAAGCAAAGTAATTGACGATTTATTAAAATACGGCGAAGTGCAACGGGCTTTCCTGGGCATTTCGATGCGGGAAGTAGATGCTAAATTAGCTGAAGAGAAAAAAATTAAAACGTTAAACGGTATTTACATCAATAATTTCTCCGAGAACAGTGCTGCCGAAGATGCTGGCTTGAAAAAGGGAGACGTAATTACGCAAATTAACGGCGTAAACGTAAATACCAGTGCCGCAGTGCAAGAGCAGGTTGCCCGTTACCGCCCCGGTGATAAAGTAAAAGTAACTTACTTACGCGATAACGAAACCAAAACCGCCACCGTTACCCTGCGCAATCGCATGGGCGATACCAACGTAGTAAAGCGGGAATTAGCCAAAGCCGTTACTTACGGAGGCGCCAAATTTGAACCTGTATCTAAAGCCGAAATGACCAAACTTAATTTAGATGGGGGTGCTAAAATCAGCAATGTAAAATCTAGCGAGTTTAAGCAAACCGGTATGGTAGATGGTTTTATTATTACCCGGATTGATAAATCGAAAGTGGAAAAACCGCAGGATGTAGAGCGCCTGTTAAAAGAAGCCGAAAGTGAATCCGGGGTACTGGTAGAAGGTACTTATCCGGATGGCCGCCGGGCATTTTATCCAATTGGCCGCCGCTAA
- a CDS encoding M20 metallopeptidase family protein, whose product MSDLKEVVQKLAREYAPDVVQIRQHLHANPELSFQEYQTAAFVKEKLKSFGLEPITMAETGVMALIEGKNPGKKVVALRGDMDALPITEQNEVPYKSKNTGVMHACGHDVHTSSLLGTARILSQLRNQFEGTVKLIFQPGEELIPGGASIMIKEGVLQNPAPAAIFGQHVFPQLPAGKVGVRPGMYMASADELYITVTGKGGHGAMPEMNIDPVLISAHLIVALQQIVSRAASPKVPTVLSFGKVIANGATNIIPNEVRIEGTFRTMNEEWRAEAHVKMKKMAEQLAEAMGGSCDFEIRRGYPYLQNSPELTEKMRAAAESYLGSENVVDLDLWMAAEDFAYYTQQIDACFYRLGTRNEERGITSSVHTPTFDVDETALETGIGLMAWLALSELKN is encoded by the coding sequence ATGTCTGATCTGAAAGAAGTCGTACAAAAGCTAGCTCGTGAATATGCCCCCGATGTAGTACAAATCCGGCAACATTTACACGCCAATCCCGAACTTTCTTTTCAGGAATACCAGACAGCCGCCTTTGTTAAAGAAAAGTTAAAGTCGTTTGGCCTGGAGCCAATAACCATGGCCGAAACGGGTGTTATGGCTTTAATTGAAGGCAAAAATCCAGGCAAAAAAGTAGTAGCCCTCCGGGGCGATATGGATGCTTTACCCATCACCGAGCAAAACGAGGTGCCCTATAAATCAAAAAATACAGGGGTCATGCACGCCTGCGGACACGATGTGCACACTTCTTCTTTGTTAGGTACGGCCCGTATTTTAAGTCAATTACGAAATCAATTTGAAGGAACGGTAAAGCTAATTTTTCAACCGGGTGAAGAATTAATTCCCGGTGGGGCTTCCATTATGATTAAAGAAGGGGTGCTGCAAAATCCGGCTCCTGCGGCTATTTTTGGGCAACATGTATTTCCGCAGTTACCAGCCGGTAAAGTAGGCGTAAGACCGGGCATGTACATGGCCAGCGCCGATGAGTTATATATTACCGTTACTGGAAAGGGTGGCCACGGAGCCATGCCCGAAATGAATATTGATCCGGTGCTTATTTCGGCGCACTTGATTGTGGCTTTACAACAAATAGTAAGCCGAGCGGCCAGCCCCAAAGTGCCAACGGTTCTCTCTTTTGGGAAAGTAATTGCCAATGGGGCTACCAATATAATTCCGAATGAAGTAAGAATTGAAGGTACTTTCCGGACCATGAACGAGGAATGGCGAGCCGAGGCGCACGTTAAAATGAAAAAAATGGCCGAGCAATTGGCCGAAGCGATGGGCGGAAGCTGCGATTTCGAAATCAGAAGAGGCTATCCGTATTTACAAAATTCGCCTGAATTAACGGAAAAAATGCGGGCTGCTGCCGAGAGCTATTTAGGTTCAGAAAACGTGGTAGACCTGGATTTATGGATGGCGGCCGAAGATTTTGCGTATTATACCCAACAAATTGATGCTTGTTTTTACCGCTTAGGTACCCGCAACGAAGAACGCGGTATAACCTCTTCGGTGCATACCCCCACTTTTGATGTCGACGAAACTGCTTTAGAAACCGGCATTGGCTTAATGGCCTGGTTGGCTTTAAGTGAGTTAAAAAATTAA
- the amaB gene encoding L-piperidine-6-carboxylate dehydrogenase, translated as MKQAIDVSPQQLIVEEIKTTLGIKATNPAFSTGLVWGGTGNVNTKTIYSPVDGQAIAAVNLATPDDYEQVIKTAEQAFIQWRQVPAPKRGDIVRQIGNKLRQYKEPLGKLVSYEMGKIYQEGLGEVQEMIDICDFAVGLSRQLHGFTMHSERPGHRMYEQYHALGIVGIISAFNFPVAVWSWNAMLAAVCGDVCIWKPSEKTPLTAIACQHILKEVLVENNLPEGIFNVIIGDAEIGALMAADSRIPLLSATGSTRMGKKVGAAVGARLGRALLELGGNNAIILTENANLDMALRAVVFGAVGTCGQRCTTTRRLIVHDSIYDEVKERLLKIYSNLPIGNPLSDTVLVGPLIDKEAVENFKKSLIAVQQEGGTLLIGGEVLTGEGYETGTYVTPALVEAQNTYRTVQEETFAPILYLIKYSGELENAIALQNGVRQGLSSAIFSTNLGQTEVFLSAWGSDCGIANVNIGTSGAEIGGAFGGEKDTGGGRESGSDAWKVYMRRQTNTINFSRELPLAQGIKFDF; from the coding sequence ATGAAACAAGCCATTGATGTTAGTCCGCAGCAATTAATTGTGGAAGAAATAAAAACTACCCTGGGTATTAAAGCTACTAACCCGGCTTTTAGTACAGGCTTAGTGTGGGGCGGTACGGGTAATGTAAACACGAAAACAATTTACTCCCCGGTAGATGGACAGGCAATCGCCGCGGTAAATCTGGCTACACCCGACGATTACGAACAAGTAATTAAAACCGCCGAACAAGCTTTTATCCAATGGCGGCAGGTACCCGCTCCCAAACGTGGCGACATCGTGCGGCAAATTGGCAACAAACTGCGGCAGTACAAAGAGCCTTTAGGCAAACTGGTATCCTACGAAATGGGTAAAATTTACCAGGAAGGTTTAGGCGAAGTGCAGGAAATGATTGATATCTGTGATTTTGCCGTTGGGTTATCGCGCCAGTTACACGGTTTTACCATGCACTCCGAACGGCCGGGGCACCGCATGTACGAACAGTACCACGCGTTAGGAATTGTCGGTATTATCTCGGCTTTTAACTTTCCGGTGGCGGTTTGGAGCTGGAACGCCATGCTGGCCGCCGTATGTGGCGATGTGTGCATCTGGAAACCTTCGGAGAAAACGCCTTTAACAGCCATTGCGTGTCAGCACATTTTAAAAGAAGTGTTAGTAGAAAATAATTTGCCCGAAGGAATTTTTAATGTAATCATCGGTGATGCCGAAATTGGCGCTTTAATGGCGGCGGATAGCCGGATTCCATTGTTGTCGGCCACCGGTTCTACGCGCATGGGTAAAAAAGTTGGTGCGGCTGTTGGTGCCCGGCTAGGGCGGGCTTTATTAGAATTAGGCGGAAATAACGCCATTATTTTAACCGAAAACGCCAATCTGGATATGGCTCTGCGGGCCGTGGTTTTTGGCGCGGTAGGTACTTGCGGCCAACGTTGCACTACCACGCGTCGCCTGATTGTGCACGACTCTATTTACGATGAGGTGAAAGAACGCCTGCTGAAAATTTATTCTAATCTACCCATCGGTAATCCTTTAAGCGACACCGTACTGGTTGGGCCTTTAATTGATAAGGAAGCTGTAGAAAATTTTAAAAAATCTTTAATAGCCGTGCAACAAGAAGGAGGTACCCTTTTAATTGGCGGCGAAGTTTTAACCGGCGAAGGCTACGAAACCGGTACTTACGTAACTCCGGCCTTGGTAGAAGCCCAAAATACCTACCGTACCGTGCAGGAAGAAACATTTGCGCCCATCTTGTATTTAATTAAATACTCCGGGGAATTAGAAAATGCGATTGCCTTACAAAACGGGGTACGGCAAGGATTATCTTCAGCCATTTTCTCAACTAATCTGGGGCAAACCGAAGTTTTTTTATCGGCGTGGGGTTCGGATTGCGGCATAGCCAACGTAAATATTGGTACTTCGGGCGCAGAAATTGGCGGCGCTTTTGGCGGCGAAAAAGATACCGGTGGTGGCCGCGAGTCCGGGTCGGATGCCTGGAAAGTGTACATGCGCCGCCAAACCAATACCATTAATTTTAGCCGCGAATTGCCCTTAGCCCAAGGAATCAAGTTCGATTTCTGA
- a CDS encoding DUF2490 domain-containing protein → MKWGFNVLAVPVTRVFFFNFLFFFNAILVQGQQKQQLAPELWPEVQAEFVFKSTSFLFFRHQYRFTTNQDYQGLHSPILNNQLKRIQFRVGYEHVLTNAWGVGGSQMFSFEPGRKLFFTDVYLRHLSSIVGLQVIKRLMVDYLQYTTTSSVGRLRPRLDLDKALKINNLPIRLRAGYELFLYTDFKSTKPYVGRIADRTRLRFEVAIQPNPHLTFTPFFTKQTDYSQLPDKVNEQTKTVIAGENQNSITPIWGVEFRYTIFQGNKPFPRIPMPVQQD, encoded by the coding sequence ATGAAGTGGGGCTTTAATGTATTGGCAGTACCTGTTACACGAGTCTTTTTTTTTAATTTTTTATTTTTCTTCAATGCTATATTGGTTCAGGGGCAGCAAAAGCAACAGCTAGCACCAGAACTGTGGCCCGAGGTGCAAGCCGAATTCGTTTTTAAAAGTACCAGTTTTTTATTTTTTCGACACCAATACCGCTTTACCACCAACCAAGATTATCAAGGTTTACATTCACCAATTCTGAATAATCAGTTAAAGCGAATCCAGTTTCGAGTAGGTTACGAGCATGTATTAACGAATGCCTGGGGGGTGGGAGGTTCGCAAATGTTTAGCTTTGAACCTGGCCGCAAACTTTTTTTTACGGATGTATACCTGCGCCACTTAAGCTCCATTGTTGGTTTACAAGTAATAAAACGGTTAATGGTAGATTACCTGCAATATACCACTACCTCTTCTGTAGGTCGGCTGCGACCCCGGTTAGATCTGGATAAAGCCCTTAAAATAAATAATCTGCCTATCCGGCTCCGGGCGGGTTACGAATTGTTTTTATACACAGATTTTAAATCTACGAAGCCTTATGTCGGCAGAATAGCTGACCGTACCCGTTTGCGCTTTGAAGTAGCCATACAACCTAATCCGCATCTTACCTTTACTCCTTTTTTTACCAAACAAACCGATTATTCACAGCTACCGGATAAGGTAAATGAACAAACCAAAACGGTAATTGCCGGCGAAAATCAAAATAGCATTACTCCCATATGGGGAGTTGAATTCCGATATACAATTTTTCAGGGGAATAAGCCTTTTCCCCGGATACCAATGCCGGTTCAGCAAGATTAA
- a CDS encoding Hsp20/alpha crystallin family protein: MTITKYNGYLTDKMPQTFSTMLDRFFNETVNNRRQLADFTPNVDAFETENQYEFNVSLPGLSKEDISIDFQEGKLTIAGERKFNKEEENPNKKYHLLETQYGSFSRTFFLPDNVNPAQIDAHFENGILHVVVPKDEQKVKKHQIQIK, from the coding sequence ATGACAATCACAAAGTATAACGGTTATTTAACTGATAAAATGCCGCAAACTTTCAGCACTATGTTAGATCGTTTTTTCAACGAAACTGTAAACAACCGCCGGCAATTAGCTGATTTCACCCCGAACGTAGATGCCTTTGAAACCGAAAACCAGTACGAGTTTAACGTATCGTTGCCTGGTTTAAGCAAAGAAGATATAAGCATCGACTTTCAGGAAGGTAAGTTAACTATTGCGGGTGAGCGCAAGTTTAACAAAGAAGAAGAAAACCCAAACAAAAAATACCACTTGCTCGAAACACAATATGGTTCTTTCAGCAGAACTTTCTTCTTACCCGATAATGTAAATCCGGCTCAAATTGATGCCCACTTTGAGAATGGTATTTTACATGTGGTAGTACCAAAAGACGAGCAAAAAGTTAAAAAACACCAGATCCAGATTAAATAA